One region of Triticum aestivum cultivar Chinese Spring chromosome 6B, IWGSC CS RefSeq v2.1, whole genome shotgun sequence genomic DNA includes:
- the LOC123134852 gene encoding glutathione S-transferase T3-like, producing the protein MAGHGRKKAAPPSQVMDGPDGQDPKYGAPPLPMGRPKAAAAAVAASNAWLAGHAAARSDSSLQVDWGNDVYPPGGFVNYLNNSSSFSLPQQIPPPPAMTHGANFAAPLTFASQKNPITAVKKRSKRAHVEIADDAGEGKTMKRLPWTSEEDDRLMSAWLKNSNDPIGGNFKKNDKYWGDVVADYNSNTPSDRKRQVNQAMNRWHRVNKMINNFHSIHGEISGVYASGQSNQQLMEKVHKAYENRHGGPFLLESTWQVVRHYPKWSTYNAELNGLKKIDVADLGKAEDHEAADSDDIPRPPGTKTAKRDGNGNDKRKLKSEDLEELEKFLEAQKEATKSRTDVLEVQKRIAADKLESSRLILLAAKENKEAKTRGKMLEQYGKLLTQDMAGMTEFQKAEHAIALKLMREELFPNARQ; encoded by the exons ATGGCTGGCCATGGGAGGAAGAAAGCGGCGCCCCCATCCCAGGTGATGGACGGACCAGACGGACAAGACCCAAAATATGGCGCCCCTCCCCTGCCGATGGGGCGACCTAAAGCTGCCGCAGCAGCCGTAGCGGCATCGAACGCTTGGTTGGCTGGGCATGCTGCCGCTAGATCCGATTCTTCCCTTCAAGTTGATTG GGGAAATGATGTTTACCCACCTGGTGGTTTTGTAAATTATTTGAACAATTCATCGAGCTTCAGTCTTCCACAACAAATTCCTCCTCCACCAGCCATGACACATGGTGCTAATTTCGCGGCACCGCTGACATTTGCATCTCAAAAGAATCCAATTACAGCAGTGAAGAAACGATCCAAACGTGCCCATGTTGAAATTGCGGATGATGCAGGAGAAGGTAAAACTATGAAGAGATTGCCATGGACATCAGAGGAGGATGATAGATTG ATGAGTGCTTGGCTCAAGAACTCAAATGATCCTATCGGTGGTaatttcaagaagaatgacaaataTTGGGGAGATGTGGTCGCGGACTACAATAGCAACACCCCCTCAGATCGCAAAAGACAAGTCAATCAAGCTATGAACCGATGGCATCGAGTTAACAAAATGATAAATAATTTCCATTCCATCCACGGGGAGATTAGCGGTGTATATGCTAGTGGGCAGTCCAATCAGCAATTGATGGAGAAAGTCCACAAAGCATATGAGAACAGACACGGAGGACCATTTCTTCTGGAAAGTACCTGGCAGGTTGTTCGTCACTATCCGAAGTGGTCTACGTACAATGCAGAACTGAATGGATTGAAGAAAATAGATGTGGCCGACCTGGGGAAGGCAGAGGATCATGAGGCAGCTGATAGTGATGATATCCCACGGCCTCCAGGTACTAAAACAGCTAAAAGAGATGGGAATGGCAATGACAAAAGAAAGTTGAAGTCAGAGGATTTAGAAGAGCTTGAGAAATTCTTAGAAGCCCAAAAAGAAGCTACTAAAAGTCGCACGGATGTCCTTGAGGTTCAAAAGCGTATTGCAGCCGATAAACTTGAGTCGTCGAGGCTCATTCTCCTTGCAGCGAAGGAGAACAAGGAGGCAAAAACAAGAGGGAAAATGCTAGAACAGTACGGTAAATTATTGACACAAGATATGGCAGGGATGACCGAGTTTCAGAAAGCTGAGCATGCGATTGCACTTAAATTGATGCGGGAGGAGTTATTCCCCAACGCTCGTCAATAA